The genomic DNA agtccactgccggcttccaaagcgcaggtgaagaagaagcggcgcgacaaacttcaccgtagccttttctccaaggacgtcaattaacaaatataggtctaatacatatattaaaaattaggacggatatacatcattattaaaaattacaaaatttgaatgaataaataaaataaaagttgtatttccaataaaattattgaaaattgtcaaaattatatatagctaaatgtacaaaataatatacctacctaaaatcCATCAGCGTGTGGTCCCGACTTAGAATAATACCTCACCATATCCACCCAGCGATGGCATACGAAGTGAATAAGGGACACACAACCTAACTGCTGATAAGCAATAGTATTCTCATGGAACTGACAGCAAGGTCAAATGATAGACAGGCGGCCGTTACCAAAATTATGGGcgatttatcaattttaacatttaacgATTGATATTCTCTGGCCGagatatataacatataatataataaatataatatagatatatatataacagcCTTTTGTGTTTGACGTTATTGATTGACCTCAATGATTTAGACGAATGACAAAAAAGGCTTTCATATATCTCGACTATATAGAGGATTAGGTgctgcccgaggcttcgctcccgtggaaattttgaaataaaatatagactaccaatcttggataatgtaccgcTCTAATGGTGAGCGAATCTTTGAAATCGGTgcggtagtttcagagattacccgcctcaaacgtacaaactcacaaacgcttgcctctttatataaattaatagtatagaagtatagataAGCATTGCCATTCAACGTGGCAATGCTGTCAGCCTTCTGGGCACGCTACCTCAAGGTAACGAAATGCAGGGACtgccatttttgtaaatataatgtattataatacttattcgttttttttttaaattatttgttatttttaatttttttttatttgtttaaattattattgaattgtctacataataaagtgattttggttctaataataaaaaagtattttacatacattttcgaTATTCGGTAAAAATTTAGCTTGCTTATATCTCAACGCATATACTCCGTTATATTCAAGgctatttagaaaaaaatagaaagaatATTGATACATTCCAATGATTCCGTTCGTATTGTTACAGGGATCTGACTTAATCGACACAATGCCTCCATCTAAAGACTCTGCGTGCAACAAGAGCCAGTACAGTCGGTCATTTAGCAGTGGTAACAGTATGTATTACGAATTGAATTATACTTTTCTGTGCACCAATTTTATTAGCAACAACTACCAGCTTCATATTGTcgtcgaactcagacacatcaCGCGAATGCATGAGTCTTGCGTAGTAACTATAATAGTTGCTTTTAtctaccgcaatgaaaaaccagtaatgtatACCAAAGTTTCGCTTGCTGCTAATTTGttcgttacctcttcacgctctatcaaataaatcaatcttcttgaaatttcgcatatatgtaggtatggtttgaatacattttaacccggaaaaataactgtatcCGTGGAAAAATTACGCGTGCGAATCCGCGGGCAAGGTTCAGTTTCTGTATgaatgttttgaatttgacacgtgctcaaatataattaagtttctCATCacgtataagtataatatttgtatcatcacattgtttttctatattgtttttaaatttgtcttcTACGAATACAGTTTTACGTGACTATATTGCTTAGATCGCCTTTTAGattttatgccggctccacaatTTGCCAAAATATGGCGGATTTGatgttcattaattttttttattgaaaatcaaatcaaatcgattcatttttatttccttaaaTAGGGTAGGTTAATGAAGGATCCACGATACCAATATTAGTGGGTACCATAATATTCTACAGTATATTGGCGGCTTATGGGTGACCTAAGGGCCACCCTTCTGCACCCTAACCTTTCTccactatagctttatgcaaatcaaaattatggtaacatacattagcctaaactataattatgcttaatgaaaatgtatgccaaaaacaatttatgtcaaaaaatatacacctaATTCgctatgctaaattaaattaggataaaaaaattatgcgaaAAATAGGGATCCCGCTAGGGGGATTTTACACCGGTGGGACATTATTGGTGGGATCACGAGACAAAAATCACACGAAAATATCTATGCGTTCTTAATatcttaaaattgtatttatttgcttcCAGGTGGCATGAGCATGTCTGCACGAGTGTACCACCCCGCCACCAACCTGATGCCGCTCACACCACCCCACTCGCCCACAGGAATAGCCCCAAGCTTCTCCACTTCGAGGTCCAACGGGACCACACCCGCGTGGGGGCGACAGAACAGTACCAATGGGAAATACTCGTGACGTGGTTGGATATTATAGGTGTATGGACCACCGCATCGCGTAATAACGTAGTGTTGAAATACTTTTCGCTGTGTTATTAGctaataaatagatttatctTTATCATCGGTTACGTTTATGTCCATCCTCAATCTGGTAGTTTCAGATTTTAGCCAGTCTGGACCCGTATGTCATCGaactttgatataaataaaaagtgatatttgaacaaaaaaaaaatatgacttcAACGAAAAAGTGTCTCGAACTTCAACGAAAACTTGAAAGTCGGTCGCACTAGTCAATtgtgacgttaactttaatctgaTCACTCTGATGTCTGTATATAAAATGGCGTAGTTTTCGTTTATCTGCGcaggtcaaagttgactggtgcaacccactctaaaaAGTATTTTGCTTTCGAAGACATTGATATAACGAGagtttctattattataaaataaatatatttcataaaataaaatatacacgcGCTCGTACCGTGTACCGGACGTAATATAAAAAGGTACGTGCGCGTGTAATCCCCGAGAAATTaggaaatttgaaaaatgtcaaCGCTCACactattttataatgtgtatatataggttaaaacatatgtaatattataaataatcaatGCATTTATAGTCGGTTGGTTTGTAGACAGAAGATTTTTCACACAcgataatgattttttatctgtatttatttaagttaatgtcaaagttctCTTCTTTATGAATCTCAAAGAAATGGTCATTGTAATTTGTGCATgtgtaattt from Plodia interpunctella isolate USDA-ARS_2022_Savannah chromosome 21, ilPloInte3.2, whole genome shotgun sequence includes the following:
- the LOC128679215 gene encoding uncharacterized protein LOC128679215, encoding MPPSKDSACNKSQYSRSFSSGNSGMSMSARVYHPATNLMPLTPPHSPTGIAPSFSTSRSNGTTPAWGRQNSTNGKYS